In the Leptotrichia sp. oral taxon 212 genome, one interval contains:
- a CDS encoding DUF4870 domain-containing protein — MNSNIKEQRSIAGLRANAAAFLINLAYFLPGINLIVPIVALILENENDFVRNYAKQTLALSVITVVALALNIVIVLGTFIFLIFTAILSIFQIIAAISALMEKEFKIPYLEKVVNLLFID, encoded by the coding sequence ATGAACTCAAATATTAAAGAACAAAGATCTATCGCAGGTTTAAGAGCTAATGCAGCTGCATTTCTTATTAATCTGGCTTATTTCCTTCCAGGAATAAATCTGATAGTACCAATAGTGGCATTAATTTTAGAAAATGAAAACGATTTTGTAAGAAATTATGCAAAACAGACTCTGGCACTTAGTGTAATTACTGTAGTTGCGCTTGCATTAAACATTGTAATCGTACTGGGGACTTTTATATTCTTAATTTTTACGGCTATATTGTCAATTTTCCAAATAATTGCAGCAATATCTGCTCTTATGGAAAAAGAATTTAAAATACCTTATCTTGAAAAAGTTGTAAATCTATTATTTATAGACTAA
- a CDS encoding DNA polymerase III subunit delta, translating to MEVFLFLKEDDKDIKKYIQAELGISSNEANMLLEMIGKNPFKVKNEVEKIKIYLNGEKFEISKMKNVVSVQKEYKIYEMTENIFTGKAQEVIDYLEITKEYMGILYQLYNELEIMYKLSNLKASGKNISGQYNVFKGQFEEIKEVFKSNGKIPNYYSVFKKIEKLRNYSNRNLKKLVFRCWEIEKDIKTGKIGMDTGIEMLIMEIVNCHGKK from the coding sequence ATGGAAGTTTTTCTCTTTTTAAAGGAAGATGACAAGGATATAAAAAAATATATCCAGGCAGAACTGGGAATATCATCGAATGAAGCGAATATGCTATTAGAAATGATAGGGAAAAACCCTTTTAAGGTGAAAAATGAAGTTGAGAAAATAAAGATTTATCTAAATGGAGAGAAATTTGAAATCAGTAAAATGAAAAATGTAGTGTCAGTTCAGAAGGAATACAAAATATATGAAATGACAGAAAATATATTTACGGGTAAAGCTCAGGAAGTTATTGATTATCTTGAAATAACAAAGGAATATATGGGAATACTTTATCAGCTTTATAATGAACTTGAAATAATGTACAAGCTCAGTAACCTGAAGGCATCGGGGAAAAATATTTCAGGACAGTATAATGTGTTTAAAGGACAGTTTGAAGAAATAAAGGAAGTTTTTAAATCAAATGGAAAAATCCCTAATTATTATTCTGTATTTAAAAAAATAGAAAAACTAAGAAATTATTCCAACAGAAATTTAAAAAAGCTTGTTTTTCGGTGCTGGGAAATTGAAAAGGATATAAAGACAGGAAAAATTGGAATGGACACAGGTATAGAAATGCTTATAATGGAGATAGTAAACTGTCATGGTAAAAAATAA
- a CDS encoding ABC transporter ATP-binding protein, which translates to MEFRNVSYSKNNNLILENISFSLKKNKYNVITGKNGSGKSTILKLIVGLEKIDDGEIFIDNEKLLYERDKLYKIRKKTGIVFQESNKHIIGETVAESLIFGMENNRIPLEKMKKNMSKYIKLFQLEDIINKKIVNLSGGEKQKVALAGAVITEPDIILLDEITEMWDKITKDKMNGIIENFLRNGKTVVSVTHNSEEIRKSDNVVFITEEKKIITGKFDEISQMIQKDENEEISHKMISEYYADLKETSIKEENIKIKIENVSYYYEKERNVIDNFSVNIPKDSIIAITGKSGAGKTTLIEIMSGLIFLGENFSGEIEYRFRSENTGNEKLLLYKNISEKDLSEIRKRMGIVFQNTGEQFFSGTVQEELEYNIMKKYKIKNRKSEELSNRINEIAEIFEYDEKFLMKSPFVLSGGEKKMLGLALAVCLEPEILLLDEPTGALDYNMTVKFMKIVEKMKKEGTTVLLVTHDENTVKQYSDYILKL; encoded by the coding sequence ATTGAGTTCAGAAATGTAAGTTATTCAAAAAATAATAATCTGATACTGGAAAACATATCTTTTTCCCTGAAAAAAAATAAATATAACGTTATTACCGGAAAAAATGGTAGTGGAAAATCAACAATTTTAAAATTGATTGTAGGACTGGAAAAAATAGATGATGGAGAAATTTTCATAGATAATGAGAAGCTTCTTTATGAAAGGGACAAGCTATATAAAATTAGAAAGAAGACAGGAATCGTTTTTCAGGAATCAAATAAACATATAATTGGAGAAACAGTCGCTGAGAGTTTAATTTTTGGGATGGAAAATAACAGAATTCCTTTGGAAAAAATGAAGAAAAATATGTCAAAATATATAAAACTATTCCAGCTTGAAGATATAATAAATAAAAAAATAGTAAATCTTTCAGGAGGAGAAAAACAGAAAGTAGCGCTTGCAGGAGCGGTTATAACAGAGCCTGATATAATATTACTTGATGAAATAACAGAAATGTGGGATAAGATAACAAAAGATAAGATGAACGGAATTATAGAAAATTTTTTAAGAAATGGGAAGACAGTAGTTTCAGTAACTCATAATTCAGAAGAAATAAGAAAAAGTGATAATGTTGTTTTCATAACAGAGGAAAAAAAAATAATAACTGGAAAATTTGATGAAATAAGTCAGATGATACAAAAAGATGAAAATGAAGAAATAAGTCATAAAATGATTTCTGAATATTATGCTGACTTGAAAGAAACATCTATAAAAGAAGAAAATATAAAAATAAAAATAGAAAATGTAAGTTATTATTACGAAAAAGAAAGAAATGTAATAGATAACTTTTCAGTTAATATCCCAAAAGACAGTATAATTGCAATTACAGGGAAATCAGGGGCTGGAAAGACAACATTAATAGAGATAATGTCAGGGCTGATATTTTTAGGAGAAAATTTTTCAGGAGAAATTGAATATAGATTCAGGAGTGAAAATACAGGAAATGAAAAATTACTTCTATATAAAAATATTTCTGAAAAAGATTTAAGTGAAATAAGAAAAAGAATGGGAATAGTCTTTCAGAACACAGGAGAACAATTTTTTTCAGGAACGGTTCAGGAAGAACTGGAATACAATATAATGAAGAAGTATAAAATAAAAAACAGGAAATCAGAGGAGTTAAGTAATAGAATAAATGAAATAGCAGAAATATTTGAATATGATGAAAAATTTCTTATGAAGTCTCCCTTTGTACTTTCAGGAGGAGAGAAGAAAATGTTGGGACTAGCTCTTGCAGTATGTCTTGAGCCTGAAATACTTTTATTGGATGAACCTACAGGAGCACTTGATTACAATATGACAGTAAAATTTATGAAAATAGTGGAAAAAATGAAAAAAGAGGGAACAACTGTACTTCTCGTAACACATGATGAAAATACAGTAAAACAGTATTCAGACTATATTTTAAAATTATAG
- a CDS encoding energy-coupling factor transporter transmembrane protein EcfT, which translates to MGNISFTQGIYNYSDSLLHKLDPRSKIIGTLLLIILVLSGSFFSFDVSFRGYFLISIFLFAEIAISKISFIGIIRKIRIYLSMGLILMFFNIFFMKSGLLLLDLKILKIYDTPVLISLNVICQIFLLTVIVEIFTSTTSVNEIMKGFNYLTGKKGKNTEMSLIYTFSIYFLSIVYEELKKIIKIQKSRGNFSKISVGNFKEFFLIVIPLFRLTIEKVNRTAEIMIVKNFIINEEIIEHNKLNWSVKDTIYIGVVIFFVIFYIFLFYF; encoded by the coding sequence ATGGGAAATATATCATTTACACAGGGAATTTATAATTATTCAGATTCCTTATTACATAAACTGGATCCAAGAAGCAAGATAATAGGAACCCTACTATTGATAATTTTGGTATTATCAGGTTCCTTTTTCTCATTCGATGTTTCATTTAGAGGATATTTTTTAATTTCTATATTCCTTTTTGCTGAAATAGCTATTTCAAAAATAAGTTTTATAGGAATTATAAGAAAAATAAGAATATATTTGAGTATGGGATTAATTCTGATGTTTTTCAATATTTTTTTTATGAAAAGTGGATTACTTTTATTAGATTTAAAAATTCTGAAAATTTATGATACTCCTGTTCTGATTTCACTAAATGTAATTTGTCAAATATTTCTTCTTACAGTAATAGTTGAAATTTTTACATCAACTACAAGTGTAAATGAAATAATGAAAGGATTTAACTATCTGACAGGAAAAAAAGGAAAAAATACGGAAATGAGTTTAATTTATACTTTTTCTATTTATTTTTTGTCTATTGTATATGAAGAATTGAAAAAAATAATAAAAATTCAGAAAAGTAGGGGAAATTTTTCAAAAATATCAGTAGGAAATTTTAAGGAATTTTTTCTTATTGTAATCCCACTGTTTAGGCTTACTATAGAAAAAGTGAATAGGACTGCAGAAATAATGATAGTAAAAAATTTTATTATAAATGAAGAAATAATTGAGCATAACAAATTAAATTGGAGTGTGAAAGATACTATTTATATAGGTGTTGTGATTTTTTTCGTTATATTTTATATTTTCCTGTTTTATTTTTAA
- a CDS encoding RnfABCDGE type electron transport complex subunit C — MNLISGIGKIRLNGKKGLTKNKEIVTIPEPEMIYIPLIIGASTAFDVHVQEGDHVCKGTKLATRTDMYVPIYSPVSGTVKGIEKRMHISGKVQNHLIIENDFKDDEVVPFSYENPDELSAEELVAAIKEIGVLGLGGSGFPTYIKYENAKDIDTVLINAVECEPYLTSDYKIMEKHAKELIDGTHFLMKAGHAKKGVIAIKVVNDKLAKKLQEATEGYQNIKVVTVPDAYPMGWERVLIRELFKKEYERFPGEIGIIVNNATTAIYLSEALRDKKPITHRIVTISGEGVKNPENVYVPIGTSVDYIIEKIGGYTDNVNEMFVLGGGPMMGKSIANDTFVVTTYSNSITVLPKVVEEELPCLRCGLCIEHCPAKIQPVQIMNLEKQKNTEGVIEARADKCITCGLCTYICPSKIEVTDWVGKAKTRVSNARKAGK, encoded by the coding sequence ATGAACTTGATAAGTGGAATTGGTAAAATCAGGCTCAATGGAAAGAAGGGATTGACAAAAAATAAAGAAATTGTCACTATACCTGAGCCTGAGATGATTTACATACCTCTGATCATAGGAGCTTCAACTGCATTTGATGTTCATGTGCAGGAAGGAGATCATGTCTGTAAAGGAACAAAGCTTGCAACAAGAACAGATATGTATGTACCCATTTACAGTCCTGTTTCAGGAACAGTAAAGGGAATAGAAAAGAGAATGCATATATCGGGTAAGGTACAAAACCATCTTATAATTGAAAATGATTTTAAAGATGATGAAGTTGTACCATTTTCTTATGAAAATCCAGATGAACTTTCGGCAGAAGAACTGGTTGCTGCAATAAAGGAAATTGGAGTACTTGGATTAGGAGGTTCAGGATTTCCTACATATATCAAATATGAAAATGCAAAAGACATAGACACTGTACTTATAAATGCAGTTGAATGTGAACCTTATCTTACTTCAGATTACAAAATAATGGAAAAACATGCAAAAGAACTTATAGACGGTACCCATTTCTTAATGAAGGCAGGTCATGCTAAAAAAGGAGTAATTGCAATAAAAGTTGTAAATGATAAACTTGCAAAGAAACTTCAGGAAGCAACTGAAGGATATCAGAATATAAAAGTGGTTACAGTACCTGACGCTTATCCGATGGGATGGGAAAGGGTACTTATAAGGGAACTTTTTAAGAAAGAATATGAAAGATTTCCAGGAGAAATTGGAATAATAGTTAATAATGCTACAACAGCAATTTATCTTTCTGAAGCATTGAGGGACAAAAAGCCTATAACTCACAGAATAGTTACAATATCAGGAGAAGGGGTAAAAAATCCTGAAAATGTGTATGTTCCAATAGGAACATCAGTAGATTATATAATAGAAAAAATAGGTGGATATACAGATAATGTAAATGAAATGTTTGTATTAGGTGGAGGGCCTATGATGGGTAAATCCATTGCAAATGACACTTTTGTAGTAACCACTTATAGTAACTCAATAACTGTGCTGCCTAAAGTAGTTGAAGAGGAACTTCCTTGTCTAAGATGTGGACTTTGTATTGAGCATTGTCCTGCAAAAATACAGCCTGTACAGATTATGAACCTTGAAAAACAGAAAAATACAGAAGGTGTAATAGAAGCCCGTGCTGACAAATGTATTACATGTGGACTGTGTACATATATCTGTCCTTCTAAAATAGAAGTTACAGATTGGGTTGGAAAAGCAAAGACAAGAGTAAGTAATGCACGAAAGGCGGGGAAATAA
- a CDS encoding RnfABCDGE type electron transport complex subunit D, translating into MKIIFKRTTPTYRNQLTTQQVMIYLTATLVVVSLFSVGYYFTLGADYGIKALLMIIASVVAAYLCEVGYFYLLKEKDIKKAVNNSFPYVTAILFALILPIGTPYYVVIFGSIFSILIGKLIFGGFGQNIFNPALIGRVFVMMSYGDKLTAVLPGKAVDGVTSATPTTIMSMGNWMGESNISLANLYLGFYKGSIGETFALIIVIAGVFLAIKKVLDWRLPVFYIGTSFLIAFIAGMTHGLSPLHFALVHIGIGGLVFGGIFMLTDPVTSPVDPFGKILFAIGAAFFTMLLRFRSNMPEGVLYSILIMNMLTPMIDKYTIIPTNKNESRKLIIVIAAMLICSLLIALVWKGA; encoded by the coding sequence ATGAAAATAATTTTTAAAAGAACAACACCTACGTATAGAAATCAGCTGACGACTCAGCAGGTAATGATATATCTGACAGCAACACTGGTAGTAGTAAGTTTATTTTCTGTCGGTTATTATTTTACTTTGGGAGCAGATTACGGTATCAAGGCTTTATTAATGATAATAGCTTCAGTAGTTGCGGCTTATTTGTGTGAAGTAGGATATTTCTATCTGCTTAAGGAAAAAGATATAAAAAAAGCGGTTAATAATTCTTTTCCATATGTGACGGCAATATTATTTGCATTAATACTGCCAATAGGAACACCATATTATGTTGTAATTTTCGGTAGTATTTTCTCAATACTAATAGGAAAACTAATTTTTGGAGGATTTGGACAGAATATATTTAACCCTGCATTGATAGGAAGGGTATTTGTAATGATGTCCTATGGAGATAAACTTACGGCAGTACTTCCTGGAAAAGCTGTAGATGGTGTAACTTCTGCTACTCCCACAACTATTATGTCAATGGGAAACTGGATGGGAGAATCAAATATATCTCTGGCAAACTTATATTTAGGATTTTATAAGGGATCAATAGGAGAAACATTTGCATTGATAATAGTTATTGCAGGAGTATTTCTTGCTATAAAGAAGGTCCTTGACTGGAGACTTCCTGTATTTTATATAGGAACATCTTTTCTAATAGCATTTATTGCAGGAATGACACATGGTTTGTCTCCGCTGCACTTTGCACTGGTTCATATAGGAATTGGAGGGCTTGTGTTTGGAGGAATATTCATGCTTACAGATCCGGTAACTTCACCGGTAGATCCTTTTGGAAAAATATTATTTGCAATAGGAGCGGCATTCTTTACAATGCTTTTAAGATTCAGATCAAATATGCCTGAAGGAGTTTTATATTCTATATTGATAATGAATATGCTTACTCCGATGATTGATAAATACACTATAATACCTACGAATAAAAACGAAAGCAGAAAGCTTATAATAGTTATAGCTGCAATGCTTATATGTTCTTTACTCATAGCATTAGTATGGAAGGGGGCGTAA
- a CDS encoding RnfABCDGE type electron transport complex subunit G — protein MKKSLYLSFFLAVISIISAFILSMTNSLTSETIKNANIAKQNKKLQAMFNDKTKFTEEKISKENPAIEKVFKAEEDGKVTGYVYNVVTKGYGGKIKFLVAISSDGKYIAFDSLEHNETPGFGTKMDEPKFKGQFKDKPVTDEVDGISGATITTKGLKKGFDAAVEDFEKNYKK, from the coding sequence ATGAAAAAATCATTGTATTTAAGTTTCTTTCTTGCAGTAATAAGTATTATTTCGGCTTTTATTCTATCAATGACAAATTCACTGACTTCAGAAACAATAAAAAATGCCAACATTGCAAAACAGAATAAAAAACTGCAGGCAATGTTCAATGATAAGACAAAATTTACAGAAGAGAAAATTTCTAAGGAAAATCCAGCAATAGAAAAGGTTTTTAAGGCGGAAGAAGATGGAAAAGTAACAGGATATGTATATAATGTAGTTACAAAAGGTTATGGAGGAAAGATAAAGTTTCTTGTAGCTATAAGTAGTGATGGAAAGTATATAGCTTTTGATTCACTTGAACATAATGAAACTCCGGGATTTGGAACTAAGATGGATGAGCCTAAATTTAAGGGACAGTTTAAGGATAAACCTGTTACAGATGAAGTTGATGGAATCAGCGGTGCCACAATAACAACGAAAGGTCTAAAAAAAGGATTTGATGCCGCAGTGGAAGATTTTGAGAAAAATTATAAGAAATAG
- the rsxE gene encoding electron transport complex subunit RsxE — protein sequence MKKSNIIKSGILNENPVFVMFLGTCPTLATTNSLTNAVGMSVAFAVVLMMTNTIIAAIRKIVPDQIRIPVYIVVIATAVKLCEMLLNAYALPVYESLGVFLALIVVNCIVLGRAEAFASKNTVIDSLMDAIGVSIGFGLSLILMASFREILGTGGLKLKSLFDSEKVIFDIPIFRDYAASFFTSGAGAFLSFGILAGLFNIYKSNQEKKAKEKSKNEAKKKAAEKAAAKEGKVA from the coding sequence ATGAAAAAGTCAAATATAATTAAATCAGGAATATTAAACGAAAATCCTGTTTTTGTAATGTTCTTAGGTACATGTCCAACACTGGCTACAACAAATTCCCTCACAAACGCTGTAGGAATGTCAGTTGCATTTGCAGTTGTACTTATGATGACAAATACAATAATTGCAGCAATAAGAAAAATAGTTCCGGATCAGATAAGAATACCGGTATATATAGTAGTAATAGCAACAGCGGTAAAACTTTGTGAAATGCTTCTTAATGCATATGCACTTCCAGTATATGAGTCATTAGGAGTATTCCTTGCACTGATAGTTGTAAACTGTATAGTTTTAGGGAGGGCAGAAGCATTTGCAAGTAAAAATACAGTAATTGATTCATTAATGGATGCAATCGGAGTAAGCATAGGATTTGGACTGAGTCTAATATTAATGGCATCATTCAGGGAAATTCTCGGAACAGGAGGATTAAAGCTGAAAAGTCTTTTTGACAGTGAAAAAGTGATATTTGACATTCCTATATTTAGAGATTATGCAGCTTCATTCTTTACTTCAGGAGCCGGAGCATTCTTAAGCTTTGGAATATTGGCTGGATTATTTAACATATATAAGAGCAATCAGGAAAAAAAGGCCAAGGAGAAAAGCAAGAACGAAGCAAAGAAAAAAGCAGCAGAGAAAGCAGCTGCTAAGGAAGGTAAGGTGGCATAG
- a CDS encoding electron transport complex protein RnfA, with product MELVTLFISAVLINNIILTKYLGVCPFLGVSKSVKSSFGMGLAVIFVIFSSSIITYGLYYTVLVPYKMEYLDLITFILVIASLVQFVEMVIKKFSPALYKALGVYLPLITTNCAVLGTALLNIREGYNFTQMLVNSIAVPVGFMLVMLIFATIRERLELSNTPEHFKGNAISLIVSALMAMIMLGFAGVV from the coding sequence ATGGAACTGGTAACGTTATTTATATCAGCGGTTTTGATAAACAATATAATTTTAACAAAATATCTTGGTGTATGTCCTTTTCTGGGAGTGTCTAAAAGCGTAAAATCTTCTTTTGGTATGGGACTTGCCGTAATATTTGTAATTTTTTCATCGTCAATAATAACTTATGGGCTATACTATACAGTTTTAGTTCCTTATAAAATGGAATATCTTGATTTGATAACATTCATACTTGTTATAGCTTCACTTGTACAGTTTGTAGAAATGGTCATTAAAAAGTTTTCTCCTGCACTGTACAAAGCACTGGGAGTTTATCTTCCATTAATCACTACTAACTGTGCAGTATTAGGAACAGCTCTTTTAAATATAAGAGAAGGTTATAATTTTACACAGATGTTAGTTAACTCAATTGCAGTTCCTGTAGGATTTATGCTTGTAATGTTAATATTTGCGACAATAAGGGAAAGACTTGAGTTATCAAATACACCTGAACATTTTAAAGGAAATGCTATCTCATTAATAGTTTCAGCATTAATGGCAATGATTATGCTTGGATTTGCAGGGGTGGTATAA
- a CDS encoding (Fe-S)-binding protein, with product MQISALIALGLIGAILGLLLGIADKYLQVKVDERLTKVNEMLPNFNCGACGYPGCSGFAEGVLNGEIKSLKQCKPMKPAAREKIKEYLETTPGADGSTIKVEA from the coding sequence ATGCAGATATCAGCTTTAATAGCACTAGGTCTAATAGGAGCAATTTTAGGACTTCTGTTAGGGATAGCGGATAAATATTTACAGGTAAAAGTAGATGAAAGATTGACAAAGGTAAATGAAATGCTACCTAATTTTAACTGTGGAGCATGTGGTTATCCAGGTTGTAGCGGATTCGCAGAAGGCGTACTGAATGGAGAGATTAAATCCTTGAAACAGTGTAAACCAATGAAACCTGCTGCAAGAGAGAAAATAAAGGAATATCTGGAAACTACACCTGGAGCAGATGGATCAACTATAAAGGTGGAAGCATAA
- a CDS encoding FAD:protein FMN transferase: MDFNNKIDKNNIQKKCGKMGLVFLISVLIFSCFNNDKEKIYTETVDGLFDTVHVISGYDKSEKEFKEKVKFYQQEMEKLHKLYTSYEDFKGINNIRTINENAGIKPVKVDRNIINLLKDTLERNREISDKVNIAAGNVIDLWDKAKTEGKLPEQSELEKMQKCAKPENIEIDEQNSTVYLKEKCTKLNVGAVAKGYAVELVTEKMEKAGITSFIISAGGNVKVVGKRKIPKKESEIRDLKRCKDQFCIGISLPLYNEKNIDKNNPYNNKKNDYLAKVSAENMSIVTTGNYQRYFVMDSKVYGHVINLETLKPEDSFASVSVITEDSGLADFMSTTLFLLSYEEGKALIEKIGKKEKIDVIWAMKNGDVVSSEGLISGENYVKYNFK; the protein is encoded by the coding sequence ATGGATTTTAATAATAAAATTGATAAAAATAATATTCAGAAAAAATGTGGGAAAATGGGACTTGTATTTTTAATATCGGTCCTAATTTTCTCATGTTTTAATAATGATAAGGAAAAAATATATACTGAAACAGTAGATGGACTATTTGACACAGTGCATGTAATATCAGGATATGACAAAAGCGAGAAAGAATTTAAGGAAAAGGTGAAATTTTATCAGCAGGAAATGGAAAAGCTGCATAAGCTTTATACTTCTTATGAAGATTTTAAGGGAATAAATAATATAAGGACAATTAATGAAAATGCAGGGATAAAACCTGTAAAGGTAGACAGGAACATAATAAATTTATTAAAGGATACACTGGAAAGAAATAGGGAAATAAGTGATAAGGTGAATATAGCAGCAGGAAATGTCATTGATTTATGGGATAAGGCAAAAACAGAAGGAAAACTTCCGGAACAGTCAGAACTGGAAAAAATGCAGAAATGTGCAAAACCTGAAAATATTGAGATAGATGAACAGAACTCAACAGTATATCTTAAGGAAAAGTGTACGAAATTAAATGTAGGAGCAGTTGCAAAAGGTTATGCAGTGGAACTGGTTACAGAAAAAATGGAAAAGGCAGGAATAACATCATTTATAATATCTGCAGGAGGAAATGTAAAAGTAGTGGGAAAAAGAAAAATTCCAAAAAAAGAAAGTGAAATAAGAGATTTGAAAAGATGCAAGGATCAGTTCTGCATCGGAATATCCCTACCACTATATAATGAAAAAAATATAGATAAAAATAATCCTTATAATAATAAAAAAAATGACTATCTTGCAAAAGTTTCCGCAGAAAATATGTCAATAGTAACAACAGGAAATTATCAGAGATATTTTGTAATGGATAGTAAAGTTTATGGACATGTAATTAATCTTGAAACTTTGAAGCCTGAAGACAGCTTTGCCTCAGTCAGTGTAATAACAGAAGATTCAGGACTTGCAGATTTTATGTCTACAACATTGTTTTTACTTTCTTATGAAGAAGGAAAAGCGCTTATAGAAAAAATAGGAAAAAAAGAAAAGATAGATGTCATATGGGCTATGAAAAACGGAGATGTAGTATCTTCTGAAGGACTTATAAGTGGAGAAAATTATGTCAAATACAATTTTAAATAA
- a CDS encoding NusG domain II-containing protein: MSNTILNKTFKNTGEKKLLNKFDVLYILFIVFLSFFLIFFGIFFVKKTGNRAIVKYNNVEIMAIELNKNQIVTLEKRQYPLLLDDMIIEVRDKKIAVIKEKSPYNYCSMAGFTNESTRPIICQPNKVVILIEDVENINKKNIDAEVH, encoded by the coding sequence ATGTCAAATACAATTTTAAATAAAACTTTTAAGAATACAGGAGAAAAAAAACTATTAAACAAATTTGATGTATTGTATATATTATTTATAGTTTTTTTATCATTTTTTCTAATTTTCTTTGGCATTTTTTTTGTAAAAAAAACAGGAAACAGGGCAATTGTAAAGTATAATAATGTAGAAATAATGGCAATAGAACTGAATAAAAATCAGATAGTGACACTGGAAAAAAGACAGTATCCGCTATTACTTGATGATATGATAATAGAAGTCAGGGATAAAAAAATAGCAGTAATAAAGGAAAAATCCCCTTATAATTACTGTTCAATGGCAGGTTTTACAAATGAAAGTACAAGACCTATAATATGTCAGCCTAATAAAGTTGTAATACTGATAGAAGATGTAGAAAATATCAATAAAAAAAACATTGATGCGGAGGTTCATTAA
- a CDS encoding Gx transporter family protein, translating into MDKKENYDKMLKNNRVEKKTDGVESDRELRKALLISVFLSLSIILQIAESFIFIPLFLPGIKLGLANIVTIIVLYVYGIKEAAKIGVMRIFLAGILRNGLGINFLFSLTGILFSLTVSSFLKRTGKFSIMGVSIAGANFHIIGQIVVASAVYRTNLLYVSYLPYMLLISLFTGMLTGYFAEKIMERVNFKSF; encoded by the coding sequence ATGGATAAAAAAGAAAATTACGATAAAATGCTGAAAAATAATAGGGTAGAAAAAAAAACAGATGGAGTGGAATCTGATAGGGAGTTGAGAAAAGCACTTTTAATATCGGTATTTCTCAGTTTAAGCATAATATTACAGATAGCAGAAAGCTTTATATTTATTCCGTTATTTTTGCCAGGAATAAAATTGGGACTGGCAAATATAGTGACAATAATAGTTCTTTATGTGTATGGAATAAAAGAAGCAGCCAAAATAGGAGTAATGAGGATATTTCTTGCCGGAATACTGAGAAATGGCCTTGGAATAAATTTTCTATTTTCATTAACTGGAATATTATTTTCACTAACTGTCTCAAGTTTTTTAAAAAGAACTGGAAAATTTTCTATAATGGGAGTAAGCATTGCAGGAGCAAATTTTCATATAATAGGTCAGATAGTAGTGGCTTCAGCTGTTTATAGAACAAATTTACTTTATGTGAGTTACTTACCGTATATGTTATTAATATCATTGTTTACAGGAATGTTGACAGGTTATTTTGCCGAAAAAATAATGGAAAGAGTGAATTTTAAAAGTTTTTAA
- the rpsT gene encoding 30S ribosomal protein S20 produces the protein MAHSKSSKKRVFIGERNAARNKSIKSRVKTFVKKVLSAVEAKNVDEAKAALQVAYKELDKAVTKGVLKKNTASRKKSRLTLKVNALAN, from the coding sequence ATGGCACACTCAAAATCATCTAAAAAAAGAGTATTTATTGGAGAAAGAAATGCTGCTAGAAATAAGTCAATAAAAAGCAGAGTTAAAACATTCGTGAAAAAAGTTCTTTCTGCTGTTGAAGCTAAAAATGTCGACGAAGCTAAAGCAGCATTGCAAGTTGCATATAAAGAATTAGATAAGGCAGTAACTAAAGGTGTTCTTAAGAAAAATACTGCTTCAAGAAAAAAATCAAGACTTACGCTAAAAGTTAATGCATTGGCAAACTAA